The DNA segment TACGACGTGATCGGTCGCCTGCTCGTACTCCAGGTCGGGGCTCTCGCTCCCGGCGATCGGCATGTAGAGGTCCCACATCCGGAGTTCGTCGACGCCCAGCGCGTCGCGCTTGAGTTCGGCGTGGCGATGCAGCACGTCGAGGTTCTCCCGGACGGTGTCGACGAGGGTATCGTACACCTCCGGGGGGACGTTCGGCCCGTCGAGCGCCGCCTCGCGGGCGGTGTCGTAGTTCCGTGCGCGCGCGAGCTTCACGTCGGCCTTGACGCTGTTCTTGTACGCGCTTCCGACCGTGTTGCGGACGTCAGCCCAGGTGTCGTAGAACCCCTCGTAGACCTCGCGGCGGAACTCTCTATCCTGATGCTTCTGGAGCTTCGTGAAGTTCGACTGGGTGATCTCGACGGCCTCTCCGTCGGGGTGCTCGACCGTCGGGAACTCGACGTCGGCGTTCGCGAGCATGTTGTAGATCTCGCCCGACGCGCCCGTCACCTCGCCCAGTTCGGCGAGCAGGCTCTCGATCTCCGCCGAACGGGTGTGTGGTTTCATTCGCAGCACGTCGTCGAAGTAGTGCTCGTACTCCTCGAGGGCTGACTCCTCGTCGATCAGCGCCTCGAGTTCGCCCTCCGAAAGCTCCTGGAGCTCCGGCTCGATGAAGCTCGCGGCGCTCGAGGCCTCCGAGGCGAGCGACTGCGAGCGAGCGGTGAGCGCCTGGTACTGTTGGTCGCGGGTGTCCTCGTCGCGGCGCATCCGCGCGTAGGCGGCCACCTTCGAGACCTCGCGCATCAGCGTCTCGCGCAGCTCCAGCACCTCGCGGAGCGTCGCGCCGTCCTCCGTGGTCCGGCCCTCGTACTCCCGAAGCTCCTCGATCCTCGCTTCGGCCGTCTCGTAGGCGGCCTCCCAGTCCTCGTCGGTGGCGTAGATGCTCTCGAGATCCCAGACGTACTCCTCCGCGATCTCGGCGCGTTCGGGAACCGAACTCATGGGCGTGTTACGTGTCAGAGCGCTCTAAACGTTGGCGGTCTACACCACGTCGGCCCTCGATCGGGGACCGGCCGACCTCGTCGCTCGCCGCACACCGTCGGTACAACCGCATGCGGATCGCCTCGCCACGGTCGTTCGGGATCGCCCGGTCCGAGAGGCGGGAGCTTCGGTAGGCTCGTCAGCTCGGAGCAAAGGGGGTGCTCCATCCGTTCGGCGGACCTCTACCATCGGGACTATAACGACATTTACGTATACGTGCCAAGAATTAAATCAACAACGAATGCATCGAATATCAGTCGGCTGGAGATCGTAGATGACGAGAGTGAGCAACTGGATTCGAAACCTGTTCCCGGATTCGCTGAGTGAGGTGCGAGTCCGGAACTTCGAGCGCTGTGTCGAAGACTCGCCGGGAACGCGGATCGTCGACGAACTGCCGCTCGGAAACGGACAGGAACTGACGATCCGTCTCGCGCCGGACTCCTCCACGAGCAGCGACCTGGTGGGGCTACTCAACAACGCCAACGTCACGATAACGAAGCTCTCGACCGAAGAAGGGGCAGCCTACCTCGAGGTACGGATCGAATGAGTGTCCGACGTCGGGGTGAGACTCGAGCGCCCCGCTTTGGCGTTCACCGCGTTCGATCGCGGACGACCCGCGACCGCCAGCAGCACGGTACGAACGTAACCACCATGAGGCGAGCCCCGTACGTGACGGTATGAGCGACGTCGACATCGATGCGGTTCTCGGACGCGCCTGGCACGACGAAACGAGTTGGGAGCTGCTCACCCGGTTGACCGAACTCGAGGAGCGCATGGGCGGCCACCCCGGCGAACGTCGCGCCGCCGACCTCGTCGCGAGCGCGTTCGAGGAAAGCGGCGTCGAGCGCGTGAAGCTACGGGAGTTCGAGATGTGGCGCTGGAACCGCGGCCGGGCCGAACTGGCGGTCACCGAGCCGATCGAGCGGAGTTTCGGGACGCTCGCGCTACCGTACTCACCCGCCGGCGACGTACACACGGAGCTCGTCGACGTCGGTTACGGCACCCCCGATGAGATCGAAGCGAGCGACGTTCGGGGGAAGATCGCGGTCGCGAGCACGACCACGCCGCCGGAGAAGGGACGGTTCGTCCACCGCATGGAGAAGTTCGGCCACGCCGCCGCCGCGGGCGCGGAGGCGTTCGTCTTCGCGAACCACGTCCCCGGCCAGCTCCCCCCGACCGGGGCGCTGCGGTTCAACGCTGAGGCGGCGATGCCCGGCGTCGGCGTCTCGAAGGAGGCCGGCGCGTGGCTCACCGAGTACGCGGAGCGTGGCGGCCGGGCGAAGCTCTCGGTCTCCGCCACCACCGAGCGCGATACCAGCCAGAACGTCGTCGGCACGCTCGGACCCGAGACCGACGAGGAGATCGTCCTGCTCGGTCACTACGACGCCCACGACATCGCGGAGGGCGCGCTCGACAACGGCTGTGGGATCGCGACCGTCGTCGGTACGGCACGGATCCTCGCCGGGATGGAGCCCGCGCTCGAACGCCGGGTCCGCGTCGCCGGCGTCGGCTGTGAGGAGGTGGGCCTGATGGGAAGCGAGGCGCTGGCCGACGAACTCGATCTCGAGAGCGTGGCGGCGGTCGTCAACGTCGACGGGGCGGGTCGGTTCAGAAACCTCCAGGCGTACACCCACGGCTCCGATCGGATCGAGACGCTGGTCGAGGAGACGTGCGACGAGTGGGACCAACCCGTCGCGTTCTCGCGCGATCCCCATCCCTACAGCGACCACTGGCCGTTCCTCCACCGGGGCGTGCCCGCCCTCCAGCTCCACAGCCAGGCACCGAGCGGCGCGGAACGTGGTCGTGGCTGGGGCCACACCCACGCCGACACCCGCGACAAGGTCGATCCGCGAAACCTCCGCGAACACGCCATGCTCGCGGCGTTGCTGGTCCGCGAGCTCACGCGAAGCGAGTTCCCGCGAATCGGAAATGAGACGCTCCGTGAACAGCTTCGTGAGACGGACGCCGAGGCGGGGATGCGTGCGGCCGAGGTCTGGCCCGAGGGCTGGGATTAACCCATCCGCTGCCCGATCCGAGCGGCGACCCGCGCGCCGGTCTCTCGCTCCACTCGCTTCGCCTCGAACACCGCGCGAGCACTCTCCGCTGCCCGCTCGTCGACCTCGAACTCTACGTCGTAGTCGACGTCGCTCAGAACGAGCGGCTCCGGCGGAGCCGAGGCGATCCCCTCCGGTCCCGACAGCCGCTCTTCCGAGAGGACGCGGTCGATGAACGCGAGGTCGCGCTCGCCCCTGCCGACTGCCTCGACCAGCGAGACGATCCGTCGGACCAGTTGTCTCAGGAAACCGTCCGCGCACAGCGTCACGATCGCGTACGAGCCGTCGCGCTCGAGTCGCGCCTCGTAGATCGTTCGAGTGGTGTCGCCCGAGTCGGACGTGAGGTTGTGGAGGTCGTGGGTGTCGACGAGCGCGCCGAGACACGCCCTCGCGCGTTCGTCGTCGAGGTCCGGAGCGTGGAGGTGATAGACGTACTCCCGCGAGCGGGCGTCGTAGGTGGCGTGAAACTCCTCGCCGACCTCCGTAGAGGCCCACGCTCGTACGTCGGCCGGGAGGTCGCCGTTGAGCGCGGCCGGCGTGAGCCACTCGGGACAGTCGAGGGCGACCGTCTGGGCGAGCGCGGAGACGCCGGCATCGGTACGCCCGGCCGCGGCGTAGCCCTCCGGTTTCTCGTCCTCGAGTACGCCGAGTTCGCGGAGCGCACGAAAGAGGGTGCCCTCGACGGTCGAAACGTCGGGCTGGCTCGGCTGGCGCTGAAATCCGTGATAGGGAGTTCCGTCGTATGCGACCCGAAACGCGCGCATACGGACGCTACCGGAGCCGACCCGTATAGCGTTCCCGGCTCACACCTGACGGTTTCGGGGACTCCGGCCGGAGGGTCCGACTCCGATGGTCAGTCGGACGGCCACGCCATGATCTCCTCGTCGAAATTGCTCGGCGGGACCGGCCCCGAGAGGAGGGGGTCATCGGTCCCCTCCATCCACTCGCGGAGCTCCTCGCGAAGCTCCGCGGTCGTCCCCTCGTAGCCGTCGGCGTCGGCAACGTTCTCGCGTTCGTGGGGATCGGCCTCGAGGTCGTAGAGCTCCTCGTAGGGACGGTTCGGACGCTCGAACTCGTCGCGGACCTCCTCGCCCGAGGGGCTGTGGCGGACGTCGTGGGTGAGATAGACGTTCGGAAGCCGCCAGAAGTTCCGGACGTACTTGAACCGCCGGGTGCGGATCGCACGTACCGGATTGTAGGCGTCGTGCCACGTCATTTCGGTGAACAGACGCTCGCGGGCGTCGTACTCGTCTTCCTCCTCGCGTAGCAGCGGAAGGAAGCTCCGTCCCGAGATCCGCTCGGGGATCGGTTCGTCGAGCAGGTCGAGGATCGTCGGCAGCACGTCGACGTTGCTGATCAGTTCCTCGTACCGTGTCCCCGGTTCGATCGTACCGGGAAGCGACACGAGGAGGGCAATCTCGATGCCGGGATCGTAGAGCGAGCCCTTGGCTCGGGGCATCGCGAGTCCGTGCTCGGTCGTGAAGATCACGAGCGTCTCCTCGTCGATGCCGGCGTCCTCGAGGGCGTCGATGACCCGTCCAACTCCCCGATCGATCGCCCTGACCATCCCCTGCGCGTCGGCCAGGTCGCGTCGGATACCGGGCTCGTCGGGGAGGTACGACAGCGGCTCGACCTCGTCCGGATCGGACGGGTCGTAGGGATCGTCCGCGAAGAGGAACCGATCGTCGTCCTCGATGCGGTGGAGCTCGAAGAAGCCGATCGAGGCGAAGAAGGGATCGTCGAGTCCGCCGTCCTCCAGCCGGTCGGCGAACGTCCCGCTCACCTTCTCGGCGCGGTCGGTCTCGTGGATCGACGGCGGGACGTCCGGCGAGAGGAGCCGATCGGAGTGAAACTCGTCATAGCCGAGGCGTTCGGGGTTCTCGGTGACGTGCTGGAGCCCGAAGAGATGCGTCTCGTAGCCCGCCTCCGAGAGGTAGGTGGGCAGGACGCGCTCGTCGTCGTTGAGATCCGGCTCGTCGTGGGCGAGTCCCACCAACCCGTTCTCGTGAGGGCATCTGCCGGTCATGAGACTGCCCCGGCTCGGCGAACACTGGGGCGCGGTGGCGAAGGCGTTCTCGAAGGTCGCACCCTCGGACGCCAGCGCGTCGATCCGCGGGGTCTCGACGTCGGCCCCGTAGCACCCGAGGTAGCGTCCGAGATCGTGACAGTGGATCAGACAGACGTTGGGGCGATCGGACACGGACGCGGTTAAAGAAGTTCGCCTGAAAACGCCTGTGATATATGTCGAGGGGAGAATCTCGTCCCGGGACGGGACCGTTTTTGACGAGCGTTCGCGATCGGAGTCGGGATCGAGGTCGCCGGCGATTCGATCACTCGAAGTCGTCGTAGGTGGGTCGTTCGAACTCGCCGGGGAACGCGTCGACCGGAACCGCCGTCTGCTCGCCCGAGGCCATCCCCTTGACCGTGATCTCGTCGTTCGCGAGGTCGCGCTCGCCGACGATCACGACCGTCTCGGCGTCGATCGAGTCGGCGTAGTTCATCTGTGCGCCGAAGCTCCGCCCCGAGAGATCGGTCTCGACGACGTTGCCCCGCTCGCGCAGTTCGCGGGCGATCCGTGCGGCGACCGGACGGGTGTCGCCCACCCGGAGGACGTAGTAGTCGGTCTCGAGGGACTCGTCGGGCCAGACGCCGGCGCGCCGACACAGCTCCGAGAGGGTGGCGTGGCCGAGGGCGACGCCGACCGCGGGCGTGGGCTGGCCGCCGAAGCCCTCGATCAGGTCGTCGTAGCGTCCGCCGCCGAACACCGACCTACTAACCTCGCCGGTCGAGTCGAAACACTCGAAGACGACGCCGGTGTAGTAGTCGAGTCCGCGCGCGGTCTCGAGCGAGACCGAGCAGAACTCCCGGGCGCCGAGGTCCTCGACGGCCTCGAGCACGTTCTCGAGGTTCGCAACCGCGCGCTCGACGCGCTCGGTGCCGGCGAACTCGACGAGCTCGTCCAGGTCGTCGGTGTCGAGCAGCGCGTCGAACTCCTCGGCCTGCTCCCGCGAGAGTCCGGCCTCCGTGAGCAGGGCGTGGTACTCCGTCCGCTTGACCTTCTCGCGTTTGTCGACCGCGCGGATCGCCTCGCGCGTCTCGACGTCTGCGTCGAACGACTCCAGCAGCCCGCCGAGGATGTCGCGATGCGAGACGCGGAACTCGAAGTCCTCGGCGGTGAGTCCCAGCCCGGAGAGGGCGTCGGCGCAGTAGGCGAGGATCTCGGCGTCGGCCTCGGGCTCCGCGGAGCCGAAGACGTCGACGTTGGTCTGGTAGAACTCGCGAAACCGACCCTGTTGGACCTGCTCGTACCGCCAGAACGGCCGGGTCGAGAACCACTTGATCGGCTTCGAGAGCTCCTGTTGTTTCGCGACGACCATCCGCGCGACCGTCGGGGTCAGCTCCGGCGTCATCGCGACGTCGCGTCCCCCGCGATCGGTGAAGCTGTAGAGCTCGTCGACGATCTCCTCGCCGCTCTTGTCGACGTACATCTCCGTGGGTTCGAGGGTGGGCGTCCCGATCTCCCGGAAGCCGTAGCGCCGCGCGGCAGCCTCTAGCTCGTCGATCACCACACGCCGGGCGCGCATCTCGCCGGGGTAGAAGTCACGAAAGCCCTTGATCCGCTCGTACATGCGCGGGCCTTCGCGGCTCCGGCGCTTGAAGCTGTT comes from the Halalkalicoccus sp. CG83 genome and includes:
- the pepF gene encoding oligoendopeptidase F; this translates as MSSVPERAEIAEEYVWDLESIYATDEDWEAAYETAEARIEELREYEGRTTEDGATLREVLELRETLMREVSKVAAYARMRRDEDTRDQQYQALTARSQSLASEASSAASFIEPELQELSEGELEALIDEESALEEYEHYFDDVLRMKPHTRSAEIESLLAELGEVTGASGEIYNMLANADVEFPTVEHPDGEAVEITQSNFTKLQKHQDREFRREVYEGFYDTWADVRNTVGSAYKNSVKADVKLARARNYDTAREAALDGPNVPPEVYDTLVDTVRENLDVLHRHAELKRDALGVDELRMWDLYMPIAGSESPDLEYEQATDHVVRALAPLGEEYQSRVAEGLDSRWVDVYENAGKQSGAYSGGTYDTQPFILMNYQDDIPSMYTLAHELGHSMHSELTSERQPYVYSGYEIFVAEVASTVNEALLTHHLLETVEDEEFRLHVLNEYLERFRSTLYRQTMFADFEHRAHEISEADGALTPDRLDELYGELKREFYEPAAVDDRIDREWMRIPHFYRAYYVYQYATGISAAVSISRKILEEGEPAAEQYREFLRSGSRKYPLELLDVAGVDMRSPEPIEDALSVYDEYLDEMRSLIEA
- a CDS encoding M28 family metallopeptidase, coding for MSDVDIDAVLGRAWHDETSWELLTRLTELEERMGGHPGERRAADLVASAFEESGVERVKLREFEMWRWNRGRAELAVTEPIERSFGTLALPYSPAGDVHTELVDVGYGTPDEIEASDVRGKIAVASTTTPPEKGRFVHRMEKFGHAAAAGAEAFVFANHVPGQLPPTGALRFNAEAAMPGVGVSKEAGAWLTEYAERGGRAKLSVSATTERDTSQNVVGTLGPETDEEIVLLGHYDAHDIAEGALDNGCGIATVVGTARILAGMEPALERRVRVAGVGCEEVGLMGSEALADELDLESVAAVVNVDGAGRFRNLQAYTHGSDRIETLVEETCDEWDQPVAFSRDPHPYSDHWPFLHRGVPALQLHSQAPSGAERGRGWGHTHADTRDKVDPRNLREHAMLAALLVRELTRSEFPRIGNETLREQLRETDAEAGMRAAEVWPEGWD
- the truA gene encoding tRNA pseudouridine(38-40) synthase TruA produces the protein MRAFRVAYDGTPYHGFQRQPSQPDVSTVEGTLFRALRELGVLEDEKPEGYAAAGRTDAGVSALAQTVALDCPEWLTPAALNGDLPADVRAWASTEVGEEFHATYDARSREYVYHLHAPDLDDERARACLGALVDTHDLHNLTSDSGDTTRTIYEARLERDGSYAIVTLCADGFLRQLVRRIVSLVEAVGRGERDLAFIDRVLSEERLSGPEGIASAPPEPLVLSDVDYDVEFEVDERAAESARAVFEAKRVERETGARVAARIGQRMG
- a CDS encoding sulfatase family protein, with the translated sequence MSDRPNVCLIHCHDLGRYLGCYGADVETPRIDALASEGATFENAFATAPQCSPSRGSLMTGRCPHENGLVGLAHDEPDLNDDERVLPTYLSEAGYETHLFGLQHVTENPERLGYDEFHSDRLLSPDVPPSIHETDRAEKVSGTFADRLEDGGLDDPFFASIGFFELHRIEDDDRFLFADDPYDPSDPDEVEPLSYLPDEPGIRRDLADAQGMVRAIDRGVGRVIDALEDAGIDEETLVIFTTEHGLAMPRAKGSLYDPGIEIALLVSLPGTIEPGTRYEELISNVDVLPTILDLLDEPIPERISGRSFLPLLREEEDEYDARERLFTEMTWHDAYNPVRAIRTRRFKYVRNFWRLPNVYLTHDVRHSPSGEEVRDEFERPNRPYEELYDLEADPHERENVADADGYEGTTAELREELREWMEGTDDPLLSGPVPPSNFDEEIMAWPSD
- the hisS gene encoding histidine--tRNA ligase: MYERIKGFRDFYPGEMRARRVVIDELEAAARRYGFREIGTPTLEPTEMYVDKSGEEIVDELYSFTDRGGRDVAMTPELTPTVARMVVAKQQELSKPIKWFSTRPFWRYEQVQQGRFREFYQTNVDVFGSAEPEADAEILAYCADALSGLGLTAEDFEFRVSHRDILGGLLESFDADVETREAIRAVDKREKVKRTEYHALLTEAGLSREQAEEFDALLDTDDLDELVEFAGTERVERAVANLENVLEAVEDLGAREFCSVSLETARGLDYYTGVVFECFDSTGEVSRSVFGGGRYDDLIEGFGGQPTPAVGVALGHATLSELCRRAGVWPDESLETDYYVLRVGDTRPVAARIARELRERGNVVETDLSGRSFGAQMNYADSIDAETVVIVGERDLANDEITVKGMASGEQTAVPVDAFPGEFERPTYDDFE